In Helianthus annuus cultivar XRQ/B chromosome 9, HanXRQr2.0-SUNRISE, whole genome shotgun sequence, the following are encoded in one genomic region:
- the LOC110878397 gene encoding FGGY carbohydrate kinase domain-containing protein isoform X2 — MFSPKSPNGGCRTIHQSCTLETLTNSLPQLMISGPSQSFRWDLLNGETQNLRCNDGTQNLRYLQFQTCFGITGNWLQKQVMREYRPGEVGLGRGVMGIKWKVEALKKPGLFDEAGKLLGSASSPIQIWKEGDCVEQSSTDTWLAICTAVKRALSLSDVAGEEVIGIGFAATCSLVAVDSEGQPVSVSWSGDTRRNVIVWMDHRAVKQAERINSFSSPVLQYCGGSISPEMQPPKLLWMKGNLQESWSMAWRWMDISSG, encoded by the exons ATGTTTTCACCCAAATCTCCCAATGGTGGTTGTCGTACGATCCATCAATCTTGCACGCTGGAAACCCTAACAAATTCTCTCCCACAATTGATGATTTCTGGTCCTAGCCAGTCAT TTAGATGGGATTTGCTTAATGGCGAAACTCAGAATCTCAGATGTAATGACGGAACTCAGAATCTCAGAT ATCTTCAGTTCCAAACCTGTTTTGGCATCACCGGTAACTGGCTACAGAAGCAGGTTATGCGGGAATACAG GCCTGGTGAGGTAGGACTTGGGAGGGGGGTTATGGGCATAAAATGGAAGGTGGAGGCACTAAAAAAGCCAG GCCTTTTTGATGAGGCTGGGAAACTTCTGGGTTCTGCTAGCAGCCCGATACAAATTTGGAAAGAAGGTGACTGTGTTGAG CAATCTTCAACTGATACCTGGCTTGCGATCTGCACTGCTGTTAAAAGAGCTTTATCCCTTTCTGATGTTGCTGGTGAAGAAGTAATTGGCATCGGTTTTGCAGCTACATGCTCTCTTG TTGCTGTCGATTCTGAAGGTCAACCTGTTTCAGTATCTTGGAGTGGTGACACAAGAAGAAATGTAATAGTATGGATGGATCATAGAGCCGTAAAGCAAGCTGAAAGAATAAATTCCTTCAGTTCACCCGTTCTACAATACTGCGGTGGTTCAATTTCTCCTGAAATGCAGCCACCTAAG CTTTTGTGGATGAAAGGGAATCTGCAAGAATCTTGGTCAATGGCTTGGAGGTGGATGGACATTAGCAGTGGGTGA
- the LOC110878397 gene encoding uncharacterized protein LOC110878397 isoform X1, translating into MFSPKSPNGGCRTIHQSCTLETLTNSLPQLMISGPSQSFRWDLLNGETQNLRCNDGTQNLRYLQFQTCFGITGNWLQKQVMREYRPGEVGLGRGVMGIKWKVEALKKPGLFDEAGKLLGSASSPIQIWKEGDCVEQSSTDTWLAICTAVKRALSLSDVAGEEVIGIGFAATCSLVAVDSEGQPVSVSWSGDTRRNVIVWMDHRAVKQAERINSFSSPVLQYCGGSISPEMQPPKGICKNLGQWLGGGWTLAVGEIVCNRR; encoded by the exons ATGTTTTCACCCAAATCTCCCAATGGTGGTTGTCGTACGATCCATCAATCTTGCACGCTGGAAACCCTAACAAATTCTCTCCCACAATTGATGATTTCTGGTCCTAGCCAGTCAT TTAGATGGGATTTGCTTAATGGCGAAACTCAGAATCTCAGATGTAATGACGGAACTCAGAATCTCAGAT ATCTTCAGTTCCAAACCTGTTTTGGCATCACCGGTAACTGGCTACAGAAGCAGGTTATGCGGGAATACAG GCCTGGTGAGGTAGGACTTGGGAGGGGGGTTATGGGCATAAAATGGAAGGTGGAGGCACTAAAAAAGCCAG GCCTTTTTGATGAGGCTGGGAAACTTCTGGGTTCTGCTAGCAGCCCGATACAAATTTGGAAAGAAGGTGACTGTGTTGAG CAATCTTCAACTGATACCTGGCTTGCGATCTGCACTGCTGTTAAAAGAGCTTTATCCCTTTCTGATGTTGCTGGTGAAGAAGTAATTGGCATCGGTTTTGCAGCTACATGCTCTCTTG TTGCTGTCGATTCTGAAGGTCAACCTGTTTCAGTATCTTGGAGTGGTGACACAAGAAGAAATGTAATAGTATGGATGGATCATAGAGCCGTAAAGCAAGCTGAAAGAATAAATTCCTTCAGTTCACCCGTTCTACAATACTGCGGTGGTTCAATTTCTCCTGAAATGCAGCCACCTAAG GGAATCTGCAAGAATCTTGGTCAATGGCTTGGAGGTGGATGGACATTAGCAGTGGGTGAAATTGTATGTAACAGGAGGTGA